A part of Candidatus Electrothrix aestuarii genomic DNA contains:
- the trkA gene encoding Trk system potassium transporter TrkA, with translation MLNALKKLKKNTKESKNFLILGLGGIGFHLAKRLLDEEYSVTAIEANPDLVRYADDNLDARIINGSAMSIACWQEAGAEQMDYLIAVTDNDAVNMMTSMIADKFGITCKIARVRSLDFGHSEAILRGEDLKINLFIHPEELAAQEIARLIKRTSGDEIIDIALGEMQVLAARIRDNSPLANKTLIEIAQHYHEFPFRVVAISRGITTIIPGGKHEILPHDQVLIMANKDDLPRLMELTGIQQQRRNRIMILGGGLVGSRLADLLGKEVNVRLIEQDEQRALELTSSLPYTEILHGDGSDKHILEEAGLPDMDTFIATTGQNETNIMSCLLAKQLMDLDTDVPGCGLKKTICMVSNQDYMVLASTSGSDIVLNKKILAGNEILTYISRSELLSVMHMHGFDAEVVDLIAAPGSPITRKPLAALDSSFTGHIIIGSVFREGAWHTAVGSTHIQEGNRAIVICNSDYLKEVRKMFTA, from the coding sequence ATGCTGAACGCGCTGAAAAAGCTCAAGAAGAATACAAAAGAATCTAAAAATTTTCTCATCCTCGGACTGGGAGGAATCGGCTTTCACCTGGCAAAACGCCTGCTGGATGAAGAATATTCGGTCACAGCCATAGAAGCGAATCCAGATTTGGTTCGTTATGCCGATGACAACCTCGATGCCCGAATTATTAACGGCAGCGCTATGAGCATTGCCTGCTGGCAGGAAGCCGGTGCAGAGCAGATGGACTACCTGATTGCGGTCACAGATAATGATGCGGTCAATATGATGACCTCTATGATCGCTGACAAATTCGGCATTACCTGCAAGATTGCCCGGGTTCGCTCGTTAGACTTCGGACATAGCGAGGCCATCCTGCGGGGTGAAGATTTGAAAATCAATCTGTTCATTCATCCTGAAGAGCTGGCAGCGCAAGAAATCGCCCGCCTGATCAAACGGACCTCTGGGGATGAAATCATCGATATAGCCCTAGGGGAAATGCAGGTTCTGGCGGCCCGCATTCGCGACAACTCACCGCTTGCCAATAAAACCCTGATCGAGATAGCGCAACATTATCATGAATTCCCCTTTCGGGTTGTTGCCATATCACGGGGTATCACCACGATTATCCCTGGAGGTAAACACGAAATCCTGCCCCATGACCAGGTCCTCATCATGGCCAATAAGGATGATCTGCCCCGCCTTATGGAGCTGACCGGCATCCAACAACAACGCCGGAACCGAATCATGATCCTCGGCGGTGGACTGGTTGGAAGCCGCCTGGCTGATTTATTGGGCAAAGAAGTCAATGTGCGCCTGATTGAACAGGATGAGCAGAGGGCCCTGGAACTTACCTCTTCCCTGCCCTATACCGAGATCCTGCATGGGGATGGGTCGGACAAACATATACTGGAAGAAGCAGGCCTGCCGGATATGGACACCTTTATCGCGACCACGGGCCAGAACGAGACCAATATCATGAGTTGCCTGCTGGCCAAGCAGCTCATGGACCTAGACACGGATGTTCCAGGCTGCGGCCTGAAAAAGACCATCTGCATGGTGAGCAATCAGGACTATATGGTCCTGGCCTCCACCAGCGGCTCGGATATAGTCCTGAATAAAAAAATCCTGGCCGGAAATGAAATCCTCACCTATATCAGCCGCAGCGAGCTCCTCTCAGTGATGCATATGCACGGCTTTGATGCAGAGGTGGTGGACCTGATCGCTGCCCCAGGCTCGCCCATCACCCGCAAGCCCTTGGCAGCGCTGGACTCCTCCTTTACCGGCCATATCATCATCGGCTCTGTTTTTCGTGAAGGGGCCTGGCATACTGCGGTGGGCTCCACCCATATCCAGGAAGGCAATCGAGCCATCGTGATCTGCAATTCAGATTATCTCAAAGAAGTGCGAAAGATGTTTACGGCGTAG